The following proteins come from a genomic window of Pseudomonas sp. WJP1:
- a CDS encoding carboxy terminal-processing peptidase — protein sequence MKSLFPSTALALFIGIGLLPMSNSSFAANSWDKLQPDRDEVIASLNVVELLKRHHYSKPPLDDARSVIIYDSYLKLLDPSRSYFMASDIAEFDKWKTQFDDFLKSGDLNAGFTIYKRYLDRVKSRLDFALAELNKGVDKIDFTTKETLLIDRKDAPWLKSTAELDDLWRKRVKDEVLRQKIAGKDSKQIQETLTKRYKNQLARLDQTRAEDIFQAYINTFAMSYDPHTNYLSPDNAENFDINMSLSLEGIGAVLQSDNDQVKIVRLVPAGPADKTKQVAPADKIIGVAQGNKEMVDVVGWRLDEVVKLIRGPKGTIVRLEVIPASNAPNDQTSKIVPITREAVKLEDQAVKKSVLNLKQDGKDYKLGVIEIPAFYLDFKAFRAGDPDYKSTTRDVKKLLTELQKDKVDGVVIDLRNNGGGSLQEATELTSLFIDKGPTVLVRNADGRVDVLEDENPGAFYKGPMALLVNRLSASASEIFAGAMQDYHRALIIGGQTFGKGTVQTIQPLNHGELKLTLAKFYRVSGQSTQHQGVLPDIDYPSIIDTKEIGESALPEAMPWDTIRAAIKPAVDPFKPYITQLKSEHDVRTNKDAEFVFIRDKLALAQKLMAEKTVSLNEAERRAQHADIEAKQLAMENIRRKAKGEEPLKELKKEDEDAIAAEDDKTKPEDDAYLSETGRILLDYLKLNTAVAKH from the coding sequence ATGAAGAGTTTGTTCCCCAGCACTGCCCTCGCCCTTTTTATCGGTATCGGCCTGCTGCCGATGTCGAACAGTTCTTTTGCAGCCAATAGCTGGGACAAACTTCAGCCCGACCGTGACGAAGTCATCGCCAGTCTGAACGTCGTGGAGTTGCTCAAGCGCCACCACTACAGCAAGCCGCCGCTCGATGACGCGCGCTCGGTGATCATCTACGACAGCTACCTGAAGTTGCTCGACCCGTCGCGCAGCTACTTCATGGCCAGCGACATTGCCGAATTCGATAAGTGGAAGACCCAGTTCGACGACTTCCTCAAGAGCGGCGACCTCAACGCCGGGTTCACCATCTACAAGCGCTACCTGGACCGGGTCAAATCGCGTCTGGACTTCGCCCTTGCCGAACTGAACAAGGGCGTCGACAAGATCGACTTCACCACCAAGGAAACCTTGCTGATCGACCGCAAGGATGCCCCTTGGCTCAAATCCACCGCGGAACTCGACGACCTGTGGCGCAAGCGCGTCAAGGACGAAGTGCTGCGGCAGAAGATCGCCGGCAAGGATTCCAAACAAATCCAGGAAACTTTGACCAAGCGCTACAAGAACCAGCTGGCGCGCCTGGACCAGACCCGCGCGGAAGACATCTTCCAGGCGTACATCAACACCTTCGCCATGTCCTACGACCCGCACACCAACTATCTGTCGCCGGATAACGCGGAAAACTTCGACATCAACATGAGCCTGTCCCTGGAGGGCATCGGCGCCGTGTTGCAAAGCGATAACGATCAAGTGAAGATCGTGCGCCTGGTACCGGCAGGCCCTGCCGACAAGACCAAGCAAGTCGCTCCTGCCGACAAGATCATCGGTGTTGCCCAAGGCAACAAAGAGATGGTCGACGTGGTGGGCTGGCGCCTGGACGAAGTGGTCAAGCTGATCCGCGGCCCCAAAGGCACCATCGTGCGCCTGGAAGTGATCCCGGCCAGCAACGCGCCGAACGACCAGACCAGCAAGATCGTGCCGATCACCCGCGAGGCGGTGAAGCTCGAAGACCAGGCCGTGAAGAAGTCGGTGCTCAACCTCAAGCAGGATGGCAAGGACTACAAGCTCGGCGTCATCGAGATCCCGGCCTTCTACCTGGACTTCAAGGCCTTCCGTGCCGGCGATCCGGACTACAAGAGCACCACCCGTGACGTCAAGAAGCTGCTGACCGAGTTGCAGAAAGACAAGGTCGACGGCGTGGTCATCGACCTGCGCAACAACGGCGGCGGTTCCTTGCAGGAAGCCACCGAGCTGACCAGCCTGTTCATCGACAAGGGCCCGACCGTACTCGTGCGTAACGCCGATGGCCGCGTCGATGTGCTCGAAGATGAGAACCCGGGCGCCTTCTACAAAGGCCCGATGGCGTTGCTGGTCAACCGCCTGTCCGCCTCGGCTTCGGAGATTTTCGCCGGCGCCATGCAGGACTACCACCGCGCACTGATCATCGGCGGCCAGACCTTCGGCAAAGGCACCGTGCAGACCATCCAGCCGCTGAACCATGGCGAGCTCAAGCTGACGTTGGCCAAGTTCTACCGGGTTTCCGGGCAGAGCACCCAGCATCAGGGCGTACTGCCGGACATCGATTACCCGTCGATCATCGACACCAAGGAAATCGGCGAAAGCGCCCTGCCGGAAGCCATGCCGTGGGACACCATCCGCGCGGCGATCAAACCTGCGGTAGACCCGTTCAAACCGTACATCACCCAGCTCAAGTCCGAGCACGACGTGCGTACGAACAAAGACGCGGAGTTCGTGTTCATTCGCGACAAACTGGCCCTGGCGCAGAAACTGATGGCAGAAAAAACCGTCAGCCTCAATGAGGCCGAGCGTCGTGCCCAGCACGCCGATATCGAAGCCAAGCAGCTCGCCATGGAGAATATCCGTCGCAAAGCCAAGGGCGAAGAGCCGCTCAAGGAACTGAAGAAAGAAGACGAAGACGCTATCGCGGCCGAGGACGACAAGACCAAGCCGGAAGACGATGCCTACCTGAGCGAGACCGGGCGCATCCTCCTGGATTACTTGAAGCTCAATACGGCGGTAGCCAAGCACTAA
- a CDS encoding ABC transporter ATP-binding protein: MSYVSVQHLQKNYSGTTVFNDINCEIQKGEFVTLLGPSGCGKSTLLRCIAGLTSVDGGKILLDGVDIVPLSPQKRGIGMVFQSYALFPNMTAEQNVAFGLRMQKVNADDSQKRVAEVLKLVELQDFAARYPHQLSGGQCQRVALARSLVTRPRLLLLDEPLSALDARIRKHLREQIRAIQRELGLTTIFVTHDQEEALTMSDRIFLMNQGKIVQSGDAETLYTAPVDVFAAGFIGNYNLLDADSASKLLQRPINHRIAIRPEAIELSLDGDLDAQVRSHSLLGNVIRYRIEARGVELVVDVLNRSASDLHPDGQRLALSIDPTALCEVA, translated from the coding sequence ATGAGCTATGTCAGCGTCCAACATCTGCAAAAGAATTACTCTGGCACCACAGTGTTCAACGACATCAACTGCGAAATCCAGAAAGGTGAGTTCGTCACCCTGCTCGGACCGTCCGGTTGCGGCAAATCCACCCTGCTGCGCTGCATTGCCGGCCTGACTTCGGTGGATGGCGGCAAGATCCTGCTCGATGGCGTCGATATCGTGCCTTTGAGCCCGCAAAAACGCGGGATCGGCATGGTGTTCCAGAGTTATGCGCTGTTCCCAAATATGACCGCCGAGCAGAACGTCGCCTTCGGTTTGCGCATGCAAAAGGTCAACGCTGACGACAGCCAGAAGCGCGTCGCTGAAGTATTGAAACTGGTGGAGCTGCAGGATTTTGCCGCCCGTTACCCGCATCAGTTGTCCGGCGGCCAATGCCAGCGCGTCGCCCTCGCCCGCTCCCTGGTGACCCGGCCCCGGCTGTTGCTGCTGGATGAACCGCTGTCGGCCCTCGACGCTCGGATTCGCAAGCACCTGCGCGAACAGATCCGTGCGATCCAGCGCGAGCTGGGCCTGACCACGATCTTCGTCACACACGATCAGGAAGAAGCGCTGACAATGTCCGATCGCATTTTCCTGATGAACCAGGGAAAGATCGTACAAAGCGGTGACGCTGAAACCCTGTACACGGCACCGGTGGATGTCTTCGCCGCCGGCTTTATCGGCAACTACAACCTGCTGGATGCCGACAGCGCGTCGAAGCTGTTGCAACGCCCGATCAACCACCGCATCGCCATTCGCCCGGAGGCCATCGAACTGAGCCTCGACGGCGATCTCGACGCCCAGGTGCGCAGCCACAGCCTGCTCGGCAACGTGATTCGCTACCGCATCGAAGCCCGCGGCGTGGAACTGGTGGTGGATGTGCTCAACCGCTCGGCGTCCGACCTGCATCCCGATGGTCAGCGCCTGGCGCTTTCCATCGATCCGACGGCCCTGTGTGAGGTAGCCTGA
- a CDS encoding ABC transporter permease gives MSRAELGPVGIYHRVVVYLLFAILLLPLLGTFIYSISSSWSATILPSGFSIKWYAQLWSDPRFLSAFGQSLLVCVGALILSVVLILPLLFVVHYHFPKLDALMNILILLPFAVPPVVSSVGLLQLYGSGPFAMVGTPWILIGCYFTVALPFMYRAITNNLQAINLRDLMDAAQLLGASTFQAAILVVLPNLRKGLMVALLLSFSFLFGEFVFANILVGTRYETLQVYLNNMRNSSGHFTSALVISYFFFVLVLTWAANILNKDKSE, from the coding sequence ATGTCTCGCGCTGAACTGGGCCCTGTCGGCATCTACCACCGGGTCGTGGTCTACCTGCTGTTCGCCATCCTGTTGCTGCCGCTGCTCGGCACCTTCATCTATTCGATTTCCAGCAGTTGGTCGGCCACCATCCTGCCCAGCGGTTTCAGCATCAAATGGTACGCGCAGCTGTGGAGCGACCCACGCTTCCTGAGCGCTTTCGGCCAGTCGCTGCTGGTGTGCGTCGGTGCTCTGATTCTCTCGGTGGTGCTGATCCTGCCGCTGCTGTTCGTGGTGCATTACCACTTCCCGAAACTCGATGCGCTGATGAACATCCTCATCCTGCTGCCCTTCGCCGTGCCGCCGGTGGTGTCCTCGGTGGGGCTGTTGCAGCTCTACGGTTCCGGGCCGTTCGCCATGGTCGGCACGCCGTGGATCCTCATCGGTTGCTACTTCACCGTGGCCCTGCCGTTCATGTACCGGGCGATCACCAACAACCTGCAGGCAATCAACCTGCGCGACCTGATGGACGCCGCCCAACTGCTCGGCGCCAGCACCTTCCAGGCGGCGATCCTGGTGGTGCTGCCGAACCTGCGCAAGGGCTTGATGGTGGCGTTGCTGCTGTCGTTCTCGTTCCTGTTCGGCGAGTTCGTGTTCGCCAACATCCTCGTCGGCACCCGTTACGAAACCCTGCAGGTCTACCTCAACAACATGCGCAACAGCAGCGGCCACTTCACCAGTGCGCTGGTGATTTCCTATTTCTTCTTCGTGCTGGTTCTGACCTGGGCGGCCAATATCTTGAACAAGGACAAAAGCGAATGA
- a CDS encoding type II toxin-antitoxin system RnlB family antitoxin, translated as MTVVTATSYENPLSSLSAIASMMRNTSHTGKEIVLFDLLCSNGEEWNRFAFINYNGTDFERSTFSIVSRCDIPSDLIETQTRFFEVHPEYLRDSVLN; from the coding sequence ATGACGGTAGTGACCGCTACCAGTTATGAGAACCCCTTATCTAGTCTTTCTGCAATTGCTAGTATGATGCGGAATACAAGTCACACTGGCAAGGAAATTGTATTATTCGATCTTCTCTGCTCAAACGGCGAAGAATGGAATCGTTTTGCCTTCATTAATTACAACGGCACCGACTTTGAAAGAAGTACATTCAGCATTGTTTCAAGGTGCGACATTCCTTCTGATCTTATAGAAACACAAACTCGCTTTTTTGAAGTTCATCCTGAGTATCTGCGTGATTCTGTATTGAATTGA
- a CDS encoding zinc-binding dehydrogenase: MKALQGVDGQVEWVEEPRPACDVGQVRIRVAAAGLNRADLLQKAGLYPPPPGASQVLGLECSGVISEVGPGSSWQVGDRVCALLAGGGMAQEVVVDGRHVLPVPDEMSLAEAAALPEVYATVWLNLFQLAALKPGEKVLLHAGASGIGSAAIQLCKAFGNPCWVSVGSAERLAYCEALGAQGGVVRTDDLDSLRDLGPFDVILDPVGGNYAALNLKLMATDGRWVLIGLMGGREAKLDLAQVLAKRVQLLGSTLRSRDDQFKADLFSDLRQHVWPLFADKRLSPQLARAFPIKDAEAAFAELASNTVAGKLVLVIDESLS; encoded by the coding sequence GTGAAAGCATTGCAAGGCGTTGACGGTCAAGTGGAGTGGGTTGAAGAGCCTCGTCCTGCGTGTGATGTAGGGCAAGTTCGCATTCGAGTGGCGGCAGCGGGTCTCAATCGTGCCGATTTGTTGCAGAAGGCTGGCCTTTATCCGCCACCACCGGGTGCCAGCCAAGTGCTTGGTCTAGAGTGCTCGGGAGTGATCAGCGAGGTCGGGCCGGGTTCGTCCTGGCAGGTGGGCGATCGGGTTTGCGCCTTGCTGGCCGGGGGCGGGATGGCTCAGGAAGTGGTGGTCGACGGGCGGCACGTGCTGCCGGTTCCCGACGAAATGTCGCTGGCCGAGGCGGCGGCATTGCCTGAAGTGTATGCAACTGTCTGGTTGAATCTGTTTCAACTGGCTGCGCTGAAACCAGGCGAAAAAGTGCTGCTGCACGCGGGAGCAAGTGGAATTGGTTCAGCTGCCATTCAGCTGTGCAAGGCATTTGGTAACCCGTGCTGGGTCAGTGTCGGGTCGGCCGAGCGCCTGGCCTACTGCGAAGCGCTCGGTGCCCAGGGCGGTGTTGTGCGCACTGATGATCTGGACAGCTTGCGCGACCTCGGGCCGTTCGATGTCATTCTCGACCCGGTAGGCGGCAACTACGCAGCGCTGAACCTGAAACTGATGGCGACGGATGGCCGCTGGGTGTTGATTGGCCTGATGGGAGGGCGCGAGGCGAAGCTGGACCTGGCGCAGGTGCTGGCCAAGCGCGTGCAACTGCTGGGCTCGACCCTGCGCAGCCGCGATGATCAGTTCAAGGCGGATTTGTTCAGCGATTTGCGCCAGCATGTCTGGCCGCTGTTTGCGGATAAACGCTTGAGCCCGCAACTGGCCAGGGCTTTCCCGATCAAGGACGCCGAAGCGGCGTTTGCCGAGTTGGCGAGTAACACGGTGGCGGGGAAGTTGGTGCTGGTGATTGACGAAAGCCTGAGCTAA
- a CDS encoding ABC transporter permease, which yields MTRGKWLAALCLVPFTLFFIVFEIAPLVWVMTNSLESEEFGWGLANFTRIFSSKFYMQAIQYSLEISFWSSVFGIIIAVLGAYSLRRVDSKLRNFVNAFANMTSNFSGVPLAFAFIILLGFNGSFTILLKQAGIIQDFNLYSKTGVIILYTYFQIPLGVLLLYPAFDALREDWRESAALLGASGWQFWRHIGLPVLTPALLGTFVILLANALGAYATVYALTTGNFNVMPIRIAAMVSGDISLDPNLASALAVVLVALMTLVTIVHQLLLKRSYHVSR from the coding sequence ATGACTCGCGGCAAATGGCTGGCGGCCCTGTGCCTGGTGCCTTTCACCCTGTTCTTCATCGTGTTCGAAATCGCCCCGCTGGTGTGGGTGATGACCAACAGCCTGGAGTCGGAAGAGTTCGGCTGGGGCCTGGCCAACTTCACCAGGATCTTCAGTTCCAAGTTCTATATGCAGGCGATCCAGTACAGCCTGGAGATCAGTTTTTGGTCCAGCGTGTTCGGCATCATCATCGCCGTGCTTGGCGCCTATTCCCTGCGCCGGGTCGACTCGAAGCTGCGCAACTTCGTCAACGCCTTCGCCAACATGACCAGCAACTTCTCCGGCGTGCCCCTGGCGTTCGCGTTCATCATCCTGCTGGGTTTCAACGGCAGCTTCACCATCCTGCTCAAGCAGGCCGGGATCATTCAGGACTTCAACCTGTATTCGAAAACCGGGGTGATCATTCTCTACACCTACTTCCAGATCCCCCTTGGTGTGCTGCTGCTCTACCCGGCCTTCGATGCCTTGCGCGAAGACTGGCGCGAGTCCGCCGCGCTGCTCGGCGCCAGCGGCTGGCAGTTCTGGCGCCATATCGGCCTGCCGGTGCTGACCCCGGCGCTGCTTGGCACCTTCGTGATCCTGCTGGCCAACGCCCTCGGCGCCTACGCCACGGTGTACGCACTGACCACCGGCAACTTCAACGTGATGCCGATCCGCATCGCGGCGATGGTCTCGGGCGATATTTCCCTCGATCCGAACCTGGCCAGCGCCCTGGCCGTGGTGCTGGTGGCCTTGATGACCCTGGTGACCATCGTGCATCAGTTGCTGTTGAAGAGGAGCTACCATGTCTCGCGCTGA
- a CDS encoding HAD family hydrolase, with protein sequence MALAIFDLDETLIHGDCASLWSEQMVRLGWVDGESFLRRDKELMDAYGRGHLAMEDYMAFSLEPLIGRTPAEVEHLVGPWVEDFIEPIIFSDATKTIAAHRKAGDRILVISASGVHLVKPIADRLGIDEILGIELEVAHGAYTGKTVGTLTYREGKITRLLEWLDAEEENLEGASFYSDSRNDLPLLLKVDYPHVVNPDPVLREQAEKSNWPIHIWK encoded by the coding sequence ATGGCCCTGGCAATTTTTGATCTGGACGAAACCCTGATCCACGGCGACTGCGCCTCGTTGTGGAGTGAGCAAATGGTCCGCCTCGGCTGGGTCGACGGCGAATCCTTCCTGCGTCGCGACAAGGAATTGATGGACGCCTACGGCAGGGGCCACCTGGCCATGGAGGACTACATGGCCTTCAGCCTGGAGCCCTTGATCGGCCGCACGCCCGCCGAAGTCGAGCACCTGGTCGGCCCCTGGGTGGAAGACTTCATCGAACCGATCATCTTCAGCGACGCCACCAAAACCATCGCCGCCCACCGCAAGGCCGGCGACCGGATCCTGGTGATCTCGGCCTCGGGCGTCCATTTGGTCAAGCCGATTGCCGATCGCCTGGGTATCGATGAAATTCTGGGTATCGAGCTGGAAGTGGCGCACGGAGCCTATACCGGCAAGACCGTCGGCACCCTGACGTACCGTGAAGGCAAGATCACCCGGTTGCTGGAATGGCTGGATGCCGAAGAGGAGAACCTGGAAGGTGCAAGTTTCTATTCCGACTCACGCAATGATTTGCCGTTGTTGCTGAAGGTCGATTACCCGCACGTGGTCAATCCGGACCCGGTACTGCGTGAACAGGCCGAGAAATCCAACTGGCCGATCCACATCTGGAAATAA
- a CDS encoding bifunctional diguanylate cyclase/phosphodiesterase, translating to MTTTEQLSALSSILAQSGLHSLFQPIISLSERRILGYEALSRGPSNSPLHSPVALFAVARQAGRLSELEIACRQSACRRFNEQQLPGKLFLNVSPESLLEAAHQPGRTLQLLQDFGIEPNQVVIELTEQTPTDDFQLLHTALHHYRAMGFSIALDDLGAGYSSLRLWSELRPDYVKIDRHFIDGIHLDALKREFVGSILQIANASRAQVIAEGIELPEELAVLTEMGIDLVQGYLLCRPQEHPPRDARALMPRRDSNAVALGEDGSDLSALLNDQPAVARHTPTATVLEAFRRQANLNSLAVLDEQGQPCGIVHRHSLSDALLKPFATDLFARKPISRLMSDDFLAVEIGQSLQQVSRLITSRARQRIEEDFIITLDGNYLGLGRVIDVLKLITELKIQQARYANPLTLLPGNVPIQQCLTRLLQQQRESLICYVDIDSFKPFNDIYGYGRGDEVLLCLAQCLNERIDPSRDFVGHIGGDDFLLVLGPDDWRKRLNQLLDDFHSQCRRFYRSEHLEAGCFTAPNRQGMRQEFPLLSLSIGVVHLHPQACGQLDASQLAEMASQAKHHAKNVPGYSVHVIDSLAGMGERVDC from the coding sequence ATGACCACAACCGAACAGCTGAGTGCCTTGAGTTCAATCCTGGCTCAAAGCGGTTTGCACAGCCTGTTCCAACCCATCATCAGCCTCTCCGAGCGGCGCATCCTGGGCTACGAAGCCCTGAGCCGCGGCCCTTCCAACAGTCCGTTGCACTCCCCTGTCGCCCTGTTCGCCGTCGCCCGCCAGGCGGGTCGCCTGAGCGAACTGGAAATCGCCTGCCGGCAGAGCGCGTGCCGACGCTTCAACGAGCAACAACTGCCCGGCAAACTGTTCCTCAACGTCTCCCCGGAATCCTTGCTCGAAGCGGCCCACCAGCCCGGTCGCACCTTGCAGTTGCTGCAGGACTTCGGCATTGAACCGAACCAGGTGGTGATCGAACTCACCGAGCAGACCCCCACCGACGACTTCCAGCTGCTGCATACCGCCCTGCATCATTACCGGGCCATGGGGTTTTCCATTGCGCTGGACGATCTGGGCGCGGGTTACTCAAGCTTGCGCCTGTGGTCCGAATTACGCCCCGACTACGTGAAGATCGACCGCCACTTCATCGACGGCATTCACCTGGATGCCCTCAAGCGTGAGTTCGTTGGCTCGATCCTGCAAATTGCCAACGCCTCGCGGGCACAGGTGATCGCCGAAGGCATCGAATTGCCGGAAGAACTGGCGGTATTGACCGAAATGGGCATCGACCTGGTCCAGGGCTATCTGCTTTGTCGGCCACAGGAGCATCCACCGCGCGATGCCCGCGCCTTGATGCCCAGGCGCGACAGCAATGCCGTGGCGCTGGGCGAGGACGGCAGCGACCTGAGTGCCCTGCTCAACGACCAGCCCGCGGTAGCCCGCCACACCCCGACCGCCACCGTGCTCGAAGCCTTCCGCCGCCAGGCCAACCTCAACTCGCTGGCGGTGCTGGATGAGCAAGGCCAGCCGTGCGGGATCGTGCATCGGCATTCGCTCTCGGATGCCCTGCTCAAACCGTTCGCCACCGACCTGTTCGCCCGCAAACCGATCAGCCGCCTGATGAGCGACGACTTTCTCGCTGTCGAGATAGGCCAGTCGCTGCAGCAGGTCAGCCGGCTGATCACCAGCCGCGCCCGACAACGCATCGAAGAAGACTTCATCATCACCCTCGATGGCAATTACCTGGGCCTGGGCCGAGTGATTGACGTGCTCAAGCTGATCACCGAACTGAAAATCCAGCAAGCACGCTACGCCAACCCCCTGACCCTGCTGCCGGGCAACGTACCGATCCAGCAATGCCTGACCCGACTGCTGCAACAGCAACGCGAATCGCTGATCTGCTATGTGGACATCGACAGCTTCAAACCCTTCAACGACATCTACGGCTACGGCCGCGGCGATGAAGTCCTGCTGTGCCTGGCGCAATGCCTGAACGAGCGCATCGACCCGTCCCGCGACTTCGTCGGCCATATCGGCGGCGATGACTTCCTGCTGGTCCTGGGCCCGGACGACTGGCGCAAACGTTTGAACCAGCTGCTCGACGACTTCCACAGCCAATGCCGACGCTTCTACCGCAGCGAGCACCTCGAAGCCGGCTGCTTCACCGCCCCCAACCGCCAGGGCATGCGCCAGGAGTTCCCCTTGTTGTCACTGTCGATCGGCGTGGTGCATCTACACCCACAGGCCTGCGGGCAACTCGATGCCAGCCAGCTGGCGGAAATGGCTTCGCAAGCCAAGCATCACGCGAAGAATGTGCCGGGGTATAGCGTGCATGTGATTGATAGTTTGGCGGGGATGGGGGAGAGAGTGGATTGTTGA
- a CDS encoding toll/interleukin-1 receptor domain-containing protein, with amino-acid sequence MTKPYHLFISYASEDEAYVTELSKSLTFLGLQVWFAPLSLKIGDKLLDSINAGLMASEYGLIVLSPIYISKSWTSYELDVLHRQHIENDKKLFPLWHGVDKKQIDEWNPGLSGIVALRSSEGAGSISRKIADVVYQGCPVRGITPCYENPQWRFLQGRGELFANTENGGAFNLFEAAEFPDIHYPLFVYDKPHTRREIILEVAKALYYGSHDEIRLATGQRERMIELCKAYGYDIEAPGFDPAIYD; translated from the coding sequence ATGACTAAGCCATATCATCTTTTCATTTCGTATGCCTCAGAGGATGAGGCATATGTCACTGAGTTGTCCAAGTCACTGACATTTCTTGGGCTTCAAGTCTGGTTCGCTCCTTTGTCGTTGAAAATTGGCGACAAATTACTTGATTCCATAAATGCAGGCTTAATGGCTTCGGAGTATGGTTTGATCGTCCTTTCGCCGATCTACATATCCAAGTCCTGGACAAGTTATGAGCTGGACGTGCTGCATAGACAGCATATCGAGAACGACAAAAAGCTTTTTCCGCTATGGCATGGCGTTGATAAAAAGCAAATAGATGAATGGAATCCCGGTTTATCAGGAATTGTCGCATTAAGAAGTTCCGAAGGTGCAGGTTCGATTTCTCGAAAAATCGCAGATGTTGTCTATCAAGGATGTCCAGTCCGAGGAATTACTCCGTGTTACGAAAATCCTCAATGGCGTTTCTTGCAAGGTCGTGGAGAGCTTTTTGCGAACACGGAAAATGGCGGGGCATTTAACCTATTTGAGGCGGCGGAGTTTCCAGATATTCATTATCCTCTGTTCGTCTACGACAAACCGCATACTAGAAGAGAAATTATTCTAGAGGTCGCAAAAGCGTTGTACTACGGGAGTCATGATGAGATCCGCCTAGCCACTGGACAGCGCGAAAGGATGATAGAGCTATGCAAGGCGTATGGGTATGACATTGAAGCCCCCGGCTTCGATCCGGCAATTTACGACTAA